In Streptomyces sp. NBC_01426, one genomic interval encodes:
- the ftsH gene encoding ATP-dependent zinc metalloprotease FtsH: MDVKRYFRGPVMWIVLAVLAVVVLMNVVGSGGGYKSVETSEVIKAINSGQVESAKLTTGDSQMIKIELKKDQKLGDNDGTKFQANYIGDQGVQLAQNLQTKYEAGQIPDGYTVSPDKTSPFLSVLLSLLPFVLIVVVFLFLMNQMQGGGSRVMNFGKSKAKLITKDTPKTTFADVAGADEAVEELHEIKEFLQEPAKFQAVGAKIPKGVLLYGPPGTGKTLLARAVAGEAGVPFYSISGSDFVEMFVGVGASRVRDLFEQAKANAPAIVFVDEIDAVGRHRGAGLGGGHDEREQTLNQLLVEMDGFDVKGGVILIAATNRPDILDPALLRPGRFDRQIAVDRPDMQGRLEILKVHQKGKPVAPDVDLGAVARRTPGFTGADLSNVLNEAALLTARSDKKLLDNHALDEAIDRVVAGPQKRTRIMSDREKKITAYHEGGHALVAAASPNSDPVHKITILSRGRALGYTMVLPDEDKYSTTRNEMLDQLAYMLGGRAAEELVFHDPTTGAANDIEKATATARAMVTQYGMTERLGAIKFGGDNTEPFLGREMSHPRDYSEEVAALVDEEVKKLIETAHNEAWEILVENRDVLDNLVLALLEKETLNKEQIAEVFSTIVKRPARPAWTGSSRRTPSTRPPVLSPKELQLTNSANGTSAATPAVSVDKDPEPSPEERPEA, translated from the coding sequence ATGGACGTGAAGCGATACTTCCGTGGGCCGGTCATGTGGATCGTGCTGGCCGTCCTCGCCGTGGTCGTGTTGATGAACGTCGTCGGCTCCGGCGGCGGCTACAAGTCGGTGGAGACCAGCGAGGTCATCAAGGCGATCAACAGTGGCCAGGTGGAGAGCGCCAAGCTCACCACCGGTGACAGCCAGATGATCAAGATCGAGCTGAAGAAGGACCAGAAGCTCGGCGACAACGACGGCACCAAGTTCCAGGCCAACTACATCGGGGACCAGGGCGTTCAACTCGCCCAGAACCTCCAGACCAAGTACGAAGCCGGTCAGATCCCGGACGGTTACACCGTCTCGCCGGACAAGACCAGCCCGTTCCTCAGCGTGCTGCTCTCGCTGCTGCCCTTCGTTCTCATCGTGGTCGTCTTCCTGTTCCTGATGAATCAGATGCAGGGCGGTGGCTCCCGGGTGATGAACTTCGGGAAGTCCAAGGCCAAGCTCATCACCAAGGACACCCCGAAGACGACGTTCGCCGATGTCGCGGGCGCGGACGAGGCCGTCGAGGAACTCCACGAGATCAAGGAGTTCCTCCAGGAGCCGGCGAAGTTCCAGGCGGTCGGCGCGAAGATCCCCAAGGGTGTGCTGCTCTACGGCCCGCCCGGCACCGGAAAGACCCTGCTCGCGCGTGCCGTCGCGGGCGAGGCCGGTGTTCCCTTCTACTCGATCTCCGGTTCCGACTTCGTCGAGATGTTCGTCGGTGTCGGTGCCTCGCGTGTCCGCGACCTGTTCGAACAGGCCAAGGCCAACGCTCCGGCGATCGTGTTCGTCGACGAGATCGACGCAGTCGGCCGGCACCGCGGTGCCGGCCTCGGCGGCGGTCACGACGAGCGTGAGCAGACCCTCAACCAGCTGCTCGTCGAGATGGACGGCTTCGACGTGAAGGGCGGCGTCATCCTGATCGCCGCCACGAACCGGCCCGACATCCTCGACCCGGCGCTGCTGCGTCCGGGCCGCTTCGACCGGCAGATCGCGGTCGACCGTCCCGACATGCAGGGCCGTCTGGAGATCCTCAAGGTCCACCAGAAGGGCAAGCCGGTCGCCCCGGACGTCGACCTGGGCGCGGTCGCCCGTCGTACGCCCGGCTTCACGGGTGCCGACCTCTCCAACGTCCTGAACGAGGCCGCGCTGCTCACGGCCCGCTCGGACAAGAAGCTGCTCGACAACCACGCGCTGGACGAGGCGATCGACCGTGTCGTGGCGGGCCCGCAGAAGCGGACCCGGATCATGTCGGACCGGGAAAAGAAGATCACCGCGTACCACGAGGGCGGACACGCCCTGGTCGCGGCGGCCTCCCCGAACTCCGACCCGGTCCACAAGATCACGATCTTGTCCCGCGGTCGGGCCCTGGGTTACACCATGGTCCTGCCCGACGAGGACAAGTACTCGACCACGCGCAACGAGATGCTCGACCAGCTGGCGTACATGCTGGGCGGGCGCGCGGCCGAGGAACTGGTCTTCCACGACCCGACCACCGGTGCGGCGAACGACATCGAGAAGGCCACCGCCACGGCCCGCGCGATGGTCACGCAGTACGGCATGACCGAGCGTCTCGGTGCGATCAAGTTCGGCGGCGACAACACCGAGCCGTTCCTCGGGCGCGAGATGTCGCACCCGCGGGACTACTCGGAAGAGGTCGCGGCGCTGGTCGACGAAGAGGTCAAGAAGCTCATCGAGACCGCGCACAACGAGGCCTGGGAGATCCTGGTCGAGAACCGCGACGTCCTCGACAACCTCGTCCTCGCGCTGCTGGAGAAGGAAACGCTGAACAAGGAGCAGATCGCCGAGGTCTTCTCCACCATCGTGAAGCGTCCGGCCCGCCCCGCGTGGACCGGTTCCTCCCGCCGCACCCCCTCCACCCGTCCGCCGGTGCTCTCTCCCAAGGAGCTCCAGCTGACGAACTCGGCGAACGGCACCTCGGCGGCGACGCCGGCCGTGTCGGTGGACAAGGACCCGGAGCCCTCCCCGGAGGAGCGTCCCGAGGCCTGA
- a CDS encoding zinc-dependent metalloprotease, which yields MTSIGGVEMVDWNLAVATATRLVRPGPEVSRDEARAVVAELRRHAKTSERHVRDFTRMLPDGAEVHDTPVLVVDRAGWVKANVAGFRELLGPLLGKMQERREGTPGGSVLGAFGGKVTGVELGMLLSFLASRVLGQYETFAPAGLDLPGSAAGGGRLLLVAPNIVHVERELEVDPHDFRLWVCLHEETHRTQFTAVPWLRAHLEGEIQTFLGATEMDPMTVLERLREAAQSFSGARPDAERGEEGRSLVELVQTPEQREVLGRLTAVMSLLEGHADFVMDGVGPEVVPSVAEIREKFQQRRASGAGRLDATLRKLLGLDAKLRQYRDGERFVRAVVGQVGMDGFNRVWTSPNTLPTKAEIAKPADWVARVHGKGSEDGGSE from the coding sequence ATGACGAGCATCGGTGGTGTGGAGATGGTCGACTGGAACCTCGCGGTGGCGACCGCGACCCGGCTGGTCCGGCCGGGTCCGGAGGTCAGCCGCGACGAGGCCCGGGCGGTGGTGGCGGAGCTCCGCCGGCACGCCAAGACCTCGGAACGGCACGTGCGCGACTTCACCCGGATGCTGCCCGACGGCGCCGAGGTGCACGACACTCCCGTCCTGGTCGTCGACCGGGCCGGCTGGGTCAAGGCCAACGTGGCCGGCTTCCGCGAACTGCTGGGACCCCTGCTCGGCAAGATGCAGGAGCGCCGCGAGGGAACCCCCGGCGGCTCCGTGCTCGGCGCGTTCGGCGGCAAGGTCACCGGCGTCGAGCTGGGCATGCTGCTCAGCTTCCTGGCCTCCCGGGTGCTCGGCCAGTACGAGACCTTCGCACCGGCGGGCCTCGACCTGCCGGGCTCCGCCGCCGGCGGCGGCCGACTGCTCCTCGTCGCGCCGAACATCGTGCACGTGGAACGCGAGCTGGAGGTCGATCCGCACGACTTCCGCCTGTGGGTCTGCCTCCACGAGGAGACGCACCGTACGCAGTTCACGGCCGTCCCGTGGCTCCGCGCCCACCTGGAGGGCGAAATCCAGACGTTTCTCGGCGCCACCGAGATGGACCCGATGACCGTCCTGGAACGACTCCGCGAAGCCGCCCAGTCCTTCTCGGGCGCCCGCCCCGACGCCGAACGCGGCGAAGAGGGCCGCTCGCTGGTCGAACTGGTACAGACCCCCGAACAGCGAGAAGTACTGGGCCGGCTCACCGCCGTCATGTCCCTGCTGGAAGGCCACGCCGACTTCGTCATGGACGGGGTCGGCCCCGAGGTGGTGCCCTCGGTCGCCGAGATCCGGGAGAAGTTCCAGCAGCGCCGGGCCAGCGGGGCCGGCCGGCTCGACGCCACCCTGCGCAAGCTGCTCGGCCTGGACGCCAAGCTCCGCCAGTACCGCGACGGCGAACGGTTCGTCCGGGCGGTCGTCGGCCAGGTCGGCATGGACGGCTTCAACCGGGTCTGGACCTCCCCGAACACGCTGCCGACCAAGGCGGAGATCGCCAAGCCCGCGGACTGGGTCGCCCGGGTCCACGGCAAGGGGAGCGAGGACGGCGGATCGGAGTGA
- the tilS gene encoding tRNA lysidine(34) synthetase TilS, with product MGPHPAVAAIRLAVRRVLHDVLTDLTDPNEPHPTGRPADRRTAPGTPPLVLVACSGGADSMALASALAFEAPKLGIRAGGVTVDHGLQAGSDLRAAEVVSRMTSLRLDPVESVAVRVGRDGGPEAAARDARYGALDATADRLGAAAVLLGHTRDDQAETVLLGLARGSGTRSLSGMAEKSGGPGRSNRYRRPFLQIDRQTARKACMVQSLPVWDDPHNIDPAYTRSRLRHEGLPALEKALGKGVVEALARTAQLSRDDADALDAWAADADAGVRDADGRLECAKLYALPPAVRRRVLRRAVVAAGSPAGSLFARHIEEVDRLITGWRGQGAINLPGRVEAQRQGGRLVIRQG from the coding sequence ATGGGTCCCCATCCTGCGGTCGCGGCGATACGCCTGGCGGTCCGCCGCGTACTCCACGACGTCCTCACCGACCTCACCGATCCGAACGAGCCACACCCGACCGGCCGCCCCGCCGACCGCCGCACCGCGCCCGGCACCCCGCCGCTCGTCCTCGTCGCCTGCTCCGGCGGCGCCGACTCCATGGCCCTCGCCTCCGCCCTCGCCTTCGAGGCCCCCAAACTCGGCATCCGCGCCGGTGGCGTCACCGTCGACCACGGCCTCCAGGCCGGCTCCGACCTGCGCGCCGCCGAAGTCGTCAGCCGCATGACCTCGCTCCGCCTCGACCCGGTGGAGTCCGTCGCCGTGCGCGTCGGCCGTGACGGCGGCCCCGAGGCCGCCGCCCGCGACGCCCGCTACGGAGCCCTGGACGCGACCGCCGACCGACTCGGCGCCGCAGCCGTACTGCTCGGCCACACTCGGGACGACCAAGCCGAAACCGTCCTGCTGGGGCTCGCCCGCGGCTCCGGCACCCGCTCCCTCTCCGGCATGGCCGAGAAATCCGGCGGACCCGGTCGCAGCAACCGCTACCGCCGCCCCTTCCTCCAGATCGACCGGCAGACCGCCCGCAAGGCCTGCATGGTCCAGTCGCTCCCCGTCTGGGACGACCCGCACAACATCGACCCGGCCTACACGCGCTCCCGGCTGCGCCACGAGGGACTGCCCGCCCTGGAGAAGGCGCTGGGCAAGGGGGTCGTCGAGGCACTCGCCCGCACCGCCCAGCTCTCCCGGGACGACGCCGACGCCCTCGACGCCTGGGCCGCCGACGCGGACGCCGGCGTCCGCGACGCGGACGGCCGCCTGGAGTGCGCGAAGCTCTACGCGCTGCCCCCCGCCGTCCGCCGACGCGTACTGCGCAGGGCCGTGGTCGCCGCCGGCTCCCCCGCAGGCTCCCTCTTCGCCCGTCACATCGAGGAAGTGGACCGGCTCATCACCGGATGGCGCGGTCAGGGCGCCATCAACCTGCCCGGCCGGGTCGAGGCCCAGCGGCAGGGTGGCAGACTTGTCATCCGGCAGGGCTGA
- the dacB gene encoding D-alanyl-D-alanine carboxypeptidase/D-alanyl-D-alanine endopeptidase: MPLDKTWQLIAGSAVAGLALSLATVAAAGPWDSGQRKAERDRAASWSRTGGADHAAGGLPQAAPSAPGVLAGIGRAPRQVTAGGTALAEALEPLLADRGLGDLRSAAVVDTATGQVLFESRAREAMTPASTVKIATAAAALAALGPEHRIRTTVVPGTGPGQIVLVGGGDPSLTAKKKAPAGSGGSLVALAADTARALKAAGTTSVALGHDDSLYTGPTRHPIGVNDNIAPVTALMADEGRPDDSVSGPVDRTEDPTGDTARAFAALLSERGIKVTGDPTEAKAPTGAKPLATTLSTPLGGLVERMLTNSDNDIAEALARQTAIASGQPASFEGGEKAVAARLATLGVDVTGARFADGSGLARADRVTTALLTSLLAKSADPERPELRPVLTGLPVAGFSGTLRARNAGNSPAAGLVRAKTGTLSGVNALAGTVVDPSGRLLAFAFLTANSPDPAAAEKGLDKLAATVAATSGP, translated from the coding sequence GTGCCATTGGACAAGACGTGGCAGCTCATCGCGGGGTCGGCCGTGGCCGGCCTCGCCCTCTCGCTGGCGACGGTGGCCGCCGCCGGTCCGTGGGACTCCGGCCAGCGTAAGGCCGAGCGGGACAGGGCCGCCTCTTGGAGCCGTACGGGTGGCGCAGATCACGCCGCCGGCGGCCTCCCGCAGGCCGCGCCGAGCGCCCCCGGGGTACTGGCCGGGATCGGCCGGGCGCCCCGGCAGGTGACCGCGGGCGGCACCGCACTGGCCGAGGCCCTGGAACCCCTGCTGGCCGACCGCGGACTCGGCGACCTCCGATCGGCCGCCGTGGTGGACACCGCCACCGGACAGGTCCTCTTCGAATCCCGCGCGCGCGAGGCCATGACCCCCGCCTCCACGGTCAAGATCGCCACGGCCGCCGCCGCCCTCGCCGCCCTCGGCCCCGAACACCGGATCCGCACCACCGTCGTCCCCGGCACCGGACCCGGACAGATCGTGCTCGTCGGCGGCGGCGACCCCTCCCTCACCGCCAAGAAGAAGGCACCGGCCGGCTCCGGCGGCAGCCTCGTCGCCCTCGCCGCCGACACGGCCCGCGCCCTCAAGGCCGCCGGGACGACCTCCGTCGCCCTCGGCCACGACGACTCGCTCTACACCGGACCGACCCGCCACCCCATCGGCGTCAACGACAACATCGCCCCCGTCACCGCCCTCATGGCCGACGAGGGCCGCCCCGACGACTCCGTCTCCGGACCCGTCGACCGCACCGAGGACCCCACCGGGGACACCGCCCGCGCCTTCGCCGCCCTGCTCTCGGAACGCGGCATCAAGGTCACCGGCGACCCCACCGAGGCCAAGGCACCCACCGGGGCCAAGCCGCTCGCCACCACCCTCTCCACCCCCCTGGGCGGCCTCGTCGAGCGGATGCTGACCAACAGCGACAACGACATCGCGGAGGCCCTGGCCCGCCAGACCGCCATCGCCTCCGGACAACCCGCGAGCTTCGAGGGCGGGGAGAAGGCCGTCGCCGCCCGGCTCGCCACCCTCGGCGTCGACGTCACCGGCGCCCGCTTCGCCGACGGCAGCGGCCTGGCCCGCGCCGACCGGGTCACCACCGCCCTGCTGACCTCCCTCCTCGCCAAGTCCGCCGACCCCGAGCGCCCCGAGCTGCGGCCGGTCCTCACCGGCCTGCCCGTCGCCGGATTCTCCGGAACCCTGCGCGCCCGCAACGCCGGGAACTCCCCGGCCGCCGGCCTGGTCCGCGCCAAGACCGGCACGCTGAGCGGGGTGAACGCCCTCGCCGGCACCGTCGTGGACCCGTCCGGACGGTTGCTCGCCTTCGCGTTCCTGACGGCGAACAGCCCCGACCCCGCCGCCGCCGAGAAGGGCCTGGACAAGCTGGCCGCCACCGTGGCGGCCACATCCGGGCCGTGA
- the hpt gene encoding hypoxanthine phosphoribosyltransferase produces MRVDEKDMGSDLESVLITKEEIDAKLAELAAKIDAEYAGKDLLIVGVLKGAVMVMADLARALSTPLTMDWMAVSSYGAGTQSSGVVRILKDLDTDIKGKHVLIVEDIIDSGLTLSWLLSNLGSREPASLRVVTLLRKPEAAKVAIDVKWVGFDIPNEFVVGYGLDYAEKYRNLPFVGTLAPHVYGG; encoded by the coding sequence ATGCGGGTGGACGAGAAGGACATGGGCTCCGACCTCGAGTCGGTGCTCATCACCAAGGAAGAGATCGACGCGAAGCTCGCCGAGCTGGCAGCGAAGATCGACGCGGAGTACGCGGGCAAGGACCTGCTCATCGTCGGTGTGCTCAAGGGCGCGGTGATGGTGATGGCGGACCTGGCGCGCGCCCTGTCCACCCCGCTCACCATGGACTGGATGGCGGTGTCCTCGTACGGCGCCGGGACCCAGTCCTCGGGCGTGGTCCGGATCCTCAAGGACCTCGACACCGACATCAAGGGCAAGCACGTCCTGATCGTCGAGGACATCATCGACTCGGGCCTGACGCTGTCCTGGCTGCTGTCGAACCTGGGCTCGCGCGAGCCGGCGTCGCTCCGGGTCGTCACGCTGCTGCGCAAGCCCGAGGCCGCCAAGGTCGCGATCGACGTGAAGTGGGTCGGCTTCGACATCCCGAACGAGTTCGTCGTCGGATACGGCCTGGACTACGCGGAGAAGTACCGCAACCTGCCGTTCGTCGGCACGCTCGCCCCGCACGTGTACGGCGGCTGA
- the folE gene encoding GTP cyclohydrolase I FolE produces the protein MTDPVTLTGGEGTIGEFDEKRAEAAVRELLIAVGEDPDREGLLATPGRVARAYKEIFAGLRQRPEDVLTTTFDLGHDEMVLVKDIEVMSTCEHHLVPFHGVAHVGYIPSTDGKITGLSKLARLVDVFARRPQVQERLTTQIAESVMEILDPRGVIVVIQCEHMCMTMRGVRKPGAKTITSAVRGQLRDPATRNEAMSLIMAP, from the coding sequence ATGACCGACCCAGTGACCCTGACCGGTGGCGAGGGCACGATCGGCGAGTTCGACGAGAAGCGCGCCGAGGCGGCCGTCCGGGAACTCCTGATCGCGGTCGGCGAGGACCCGGACCGCGAGGGCCTGCTGGCGACCCCGGGACGGGTGGCGCGGGCGTACAAGGAGATATTCGCCGGTCTGCGGCAGCGCCCGGAGGATGTCCTGACGACGACCTTCGACCTCGGTCACGACGAGATGGTCCTGGTGAAGGACATCGAGGTCATGAGTACCTGTGAACATCATCTGGTCCCCTTCCACGGCGTGGCGCACGTCGGCTACATCCCGTCCACCGACGGCAAGATCACCGGCCTGTCGAAGCTCGCCCGTCTGGTGGACGTGTTCGCCCGCCGCCCTCAGGTGCAGGAACGATTGACCACCCAGATCGCCGAATCGGTCATGGAGATCCTGGATCCGCGGGGGGTCATCGTGGTCATCCAGTGCGAGCACATGTGCATGACCATGCGGGGGGTCCGCAAGCCGGGCGCGAAGACCATCACCTCCGCCGTCCGCGGCCAGCTCCGTGACCCGGCGACGCGCAACGAGGCGATGAGCCTGATCATGGCTCCCTGA